The genomic DNA GGTCGTTATTCGCTACGCTGAAAAAGAACTTCGGCGATTTCCGTACAACGCTTGCGCTGGGTGCTGAGGTTTACGACAACCGCGACCAGATAAACGGCTTCTACGGTGAGAAGTTCCTGCAGCCGGATTTTAACACCATTAACAATACAACGCCAACTACCCAAAGAAATTCAAGCAACTTTTTTGAGACCAGGCGTATTGGCGAGATAGCCCGTTTGGGTGTGGTGTATAAGGAGATGATCACCATTAATGCTACCGGTCGTAACGATTACTCTTCACGACTGTCAGGCACTAATAACAATACCTTCTTTTATCCCTCCTTCGGTGCGGGCTTCATCTTTACCGAGTTGCCGGTGCTTAAGAACAACAAGGTGCTGTCTTATGGTAAGTTAAGGTTTTCCTACGCAGGTGTAGGTAAAGACCCCTACGCGCCTTACAAGATCAAGTCCAGCGTTATACAGCAGGCCACTACAGGCGGCGGTTTCGCATATGATGTTACCGGTAACAACCCTAACTTGCGTCCGGAAAAAGATTACCAGCTAGATTTTGGCGCCGAGCTACAGTTCTTCGGTGGCCGTTTAGGTACCGACTTTAGCTTTTACCAATACCGCGCAACCGACCAGATATTTGATCCGCGGATAAGTTATGCGTCGGGCTATATACTGGAACTGGTTAATGGTGGCGAGATCCGCAACCGCGGCGTGGAAGCGCAAATAACCGGCATACCCGTTAAAACCACAAATTTCACCTGGAATACATTTTTAAACTTCACGCTTAACCGCGGTAAAGTGATCAACTTAGGTAACCTGCCGGAGTACTATAATTCCGACACGTGGATGTACGCCAATGCACGTGCCAGTTTGTTCCCGGGCAGCAGCCTTACCAATATTGCCGCCTATAGCTATGCCCGCAACAACAAAGGACAGATACTGGTAGATCCATCCAGCGGGTTGCCTGTATCAAACAACGCCTTTGTTACCGTCGGCGATCGCCAGCCGGATTTTACTATTGGATTCGGGAATACATTCAATTATAAATCTCTAAGCCTTTCGTTCCTGCTGGACATACGCAAAGGCGGGGACGTGTTCAACGGTAACGAACTGTTCCTGACACGTTATGGTTTAAGTACACGTACGCAAGACAGGATGCAGGCCCGCATTATCCCGGGGGTGCTGAAAGATGGTAACGAGAACACAGACAATCCTACGGTAAATACCATACAGGTAACGCCATACTATCAAAATACCTATTACTCAGGTGCTATCGAGTCCGACTTTGTGGAACATGATATCAACTGGATAAGGCTGCGCGACGTTACTTTAAACTACAACCTGCCGCAAAACGTGCTGTCCCGCCAGAAGGTATTTAAATCTGCAAGCTTATTCTTAACAGCTACGGACGTATTTCTTATCACCAACTATTCAGGTGCCGACCCGGATGTAAACGGAAACAACTCTTCCACGAGGGGTTCCGGTTCCGCCGGCTTTGATTATGGTACACTGGCCACGCCACGAACGATCTCTGTTGGTTTAAGGGTGAAACTATAAGCTTATAACTCATGAAAAAAATAATATACACCTTCACTGCTTTAATTGGGCTTAGCCTTGCAAGCAGTTGTAAAAAATATATCGATATAAACAATAACCCTAATGCGCCAACCAGTGTAGATGCCAGCACCTTACTGCCGCCTATGCTTGCGGGTATGGCACGCGGTAACTGGTACGATAGCCGCTACATTGGGCAATATTCGCAAATATGGGGAGCACCTACAGCCAACAACATATGGGACCAGGAGGGTTATGCTCCGGGCAGCGACTCGGGCGGCGAAATGTGGCGCACCGTTTACTTTAGCCTTGGCCAAAACGTTGGCCTTATGTTGCAGGATGCCACAGCCAAAAACAAGTATGATTACATTGGCGTAGCCTGGGCCCTCCGTGCATGGGGATGGCAGAACGGATCGGACGAGTACGATTACATGATCGTGAAAGAAGCTTACGACCCTACCAAATTAACCTTTAACTATGATACCCCTGAGGCCGTGTACGCTGAAGTGGTTAAAGATTGCCAGTTAGCACTCAATTACCTCAACCTAGCCGTGAAAAACGACGGGCAAACCGTAGGTGCTGACCTGGCCAAAGGTGATTATATGTACTATGGTGACCGCAAAAAGTGGATAAAGTTTGTATACGCTATACTGGCACAAAACATGCTTCATATCAGCAACAAGAGCTCTTTTAAGCCGGACATGGTTAAGATGTATGCTGATAGTTCATTTACCAGCAACGCCGACAATGCAAGCGTACAATGTACCGGATCGCAATCCGGTGATGCTAACTTTTGGGGACCAACGCGTGCAAACCTGCCTAGCTTTCGCCAGTCAGACTATATGGTTAGGCTGCTGGACGGGCGTATTCTGGCAGGTTCTGCAACACAGGATACACTTGCCGACCCGCGGCTACCATTATTGCTGAGCAGGAGTAAAGACCGTGCTTACCGGGGCGTTGTAGCACCTCTGGGTGACCCTAATACAGCCGACGCGAACACCTCTATACCTGCAATGGCTGGGGCCACTACTGCAAACGCCGCGACATCTGCCGCTAAGTACATCTTTAACGACAACTCCCGCGGAGTGCTGATGACCTATCCTGAAGTACAGTTCTTTGTAGCAGAAGCGCTATATAAAAAGGGAGATGTGGAAGGTGCTTATGCAGCTTACAAGAAGGGGATTGCCGCCAGTTTGGATTTTGTGAGCAACCCGCCAATTGCAAGCTCATTAACAGGTACACAAAAGTATATCTCTCAGGCCAATATAGATAAATACATGGCTGGACCGTCTGTTCGCCAAAGTGCCGGACAGCTGCAAATCAGCGATATAATGCAGCAGAAGTTTATTTCGCTGTTTGTGTGGGGCGCACCAGAGGCGTGGGCGGATATGCGGAGGTATGAGTACAATACATCTGTGTTCCAGGGGTATGTAAAACCTACTACCATTTACCCGGATAATGCAGGCAAACAGGTTTACCTGCTAAGGCCGCGTTACAACTCTGAATACATCTGGAACGTACCTGCTCTTCAACAGATAGGGGCCCTTAACCCAGACTATCATACCAAAAAACCGTGGTTTATTTTACCTTAAAACAACCTACATGAAAAGTACACTATATATCGCCTGCGGCCTGCTTTTAGCCATTACAGGCTGTACCAAAACAACAATTAAACAGCCCGGCGAACCTGTTACCGGCGCACAGATAAAGTTGATACACGTTGCACCCGGCGTACCAGCGGTTGAGGGGCGCATTAATGGCGCCAAAGTTTCGGCTTCAACAACTTACTCGGTTACAGATGCGGAAGTACCCACCTCAATCACTACGGGTTTTCCGTACTTATCTGTTTTTCCCGGGAGTAATTACCTTAATGTAAGCTCTGGTACTACCAATATTGTATTTGCTACCGCTACCCCGTCGCCTGCATTAAAAAGCAGGCAAACAGTATCTCCTGCTACAGTAGTAGGCGAGGTGAACCAAACTACTACAGATGGCGGCGCTTATTCGGCTTTCCTGATTGGGTTGCCAAGTGCTACAGGTAGTAATACGTCAGTTAAGGTAGTAGAAGACAAGTTTCCGGCACCTGTTGCCAGCAAGGCTTTTATCCGCCTTGCACACATGATACCTAACGGCTCGGCACTCGATGTATACGGCACTTTTACCCTTGCGGGTGGTACTGCAACAACTAAAAAGCTTGTTAGTGCAGGTACCTATACCGCCGTTACCGATTTTACCCCGGTAGATGTAAATGCAGCAAGTACTACCAACTACAAGTTGCAACTGTATTTGGGCGGAACTACTACAACGCTCGGAGCAATCACTGCTGATATCCCTTTAGCACCAGGCAGGTATTATACCGTTATAGCCCGTGGTCTTGCTGCTGACTACGCTGTACCGGGTACCAGCATTGTACTAAAGGCAAGTGACCGGCCTAAGTTGCCGCTTAGCGATCCAAATACTCGCGCACCGGAGATATATTACAACGCCCCGGGTATTACATACTATACCAACAAGTAACAATTCACAGTATTAAGAAAGGCGCCCTACAAGGCGCTTTCTTGTTTAAGCCACTGTTTAAAACCCAGAGAGCTACATTTTGAATATTATTTGTAATTAGTCTAAATAAATATAGATTTGCGGTGACACAAAACCATCTAACCCCTATACAATACCATGATCCGTTTATCTCTACTTATTTTCATCTTTACTTTCATCTCCGTTAAAGTTTTTTCACAATCTGCAGCCACTATCAGCGGAACCATAACTGACGAAAAGGGCGAACCGCTGCCCGGCAGCACAGTGCTGGTAGAAGGCACTACAATAAGCGCAGCTACTAATCTTAAAGGTTTTTACCATTTGCAGGTTACCTCTGGTAATTACAGCATTCGTGTTACTTTCACGGGCTATCTCCCTGCTACCAGGCAAATTACTGTTGTGGCCGGCGGTACGACTAAGTTTAACACGTCGCTCACTGCAAATTCATCGTCGCTACAACAGGTAGAAATTACCGGCCGGAAGCAAAAGACCTATAAAACCAAATCAACCTTTATCGGCAACAAAACAGAAACAGACATTAAGGACCTCCCGCAATCGGTATCCTACGCCAGTAAAGAATTAATGGCAGACCAGGGTGCCATCAGGGTAGGAGACGTTGTGAAAAATTTTAGCGGCGTTAACCAGTTTACGTTTTATGATGATCTTACCATCCGCGGCTTCAGGGTAAACGGCCAAAGCAATACGCAACTGGTTAATGGCTTGCGCACCAGCACTGGTTTCTGGAAACAGCCACTTACGAATTATCTCGAGCGTGTTGAGGTTCTCAAAGGCCCGTCATCAGCCTTATACGGTAATGCTAGTCCCGGCGGTGTAGTAAACAGGGTTACAAAAAAGCCATTAAACGAAACCCGGCGTTCAATCAGCATGTCTTTAGGAAGTTTTAACACCTTCCGCGGATTGGCAGATTTTACAGGTCCGGCATCTAAAGACAGTTCACTGCTTTATCGTCTTAACCTGGGTTATGAAGACGCCAATTCTTTCCGCGATCTGCAGTTTGACAAGAATATTGTTGTTGCACCTTCTCTTTCGTTTGTTGCATCTGAAAAGACGCGCATCAACTTTGATATGGTGTATAACAGTTCCCGCTCCCGGTTGGACAGGGGGCAGTCTGTCATCGGCGACGACCTTTATTCAACTCCGCAGTCGCTGGCACTCTCTACTGCAAATGACTTTTTGAACGAACAAACATACATCATCACCCTTTCTGCAAATCATCGGTTTAATGATAACCTAAGCTTTAACCTGGCATACTCAAAAACCGGGTATACCGAAGATTTATATGAACACAGGAGCGCTAACGCGTATGCAAAGAACAAATTAGGTGCAGATATCCCCAACCTGGTGGCAATGCAGGTTTTTCAACGAAAAAGGAAACGCTATATAGATAACCTGAGCGGTTACCTTAATTACCAGGTGAAAACAGGTGCCGCAGAGCATAAGATTGTTGCAGGATATGATTACGGCAGCGAAAAAATGCCGGTTGGCGCCTCGCAGCTCACCGCGTCAGGCTATCGCAACGCTGCAAATACCGGCACCATTGCCAATTATGTTGTCAAAGACAGTTTGAAGTACATGAGGGACAGCAAAGGCAATCCG from Mucilaginibacter terrenus includes the following:
- a CDS encoding TonB-dependent receptor; this encodes MIRLSLLIFIFTFISVKVFSQSAATISGTITDEKGEPLPGSTVLVEGTTISAATNLKGFYHLQVTSGNYSIRVTFTGYLPATRQITVVAGGTTKFNTSLTANSSSLQQVEITGRKQKTYKTKSTFIGNKTETDIKDLPQSVSYASKELMADQGAIRVGDVVKNFSGVNQFTFYDDLTIRGFRVNGQSNTQLVNGLRTSTGFWKQPLTNYLERVEVLKGPSSALYGNASPGGVVNRVTKKPLNETRRSISMSLGSFNTFRGLADFTGPASKDSSLLYRLNLGYEDANSFRDLQFDKNIVVAPSLSFVASEKTRINFDMVYNSSRSRLDRGQSVIGDDLYSTPQSLALSTANDFLNEQTYIITLSANHRFNDNLSFNLAYSKTGYTEDLYEHRSANAYAKNKLGADIPNLVAMQVFQRKRKRYIDNLSGYLNYQVKTGAAEHKIVAGYDYGSEKMPVGASQLTASGYRNAANTGTIANYVVKDSLKYMRDSKGNPVPNIPSFDLSNPLNSQRLQDDSKAFFAPTALAPTYYYLNAGYVQDQIKLGRFQALLGVRYEYYTDFVNYATVTEEKTHSSAWLPRFGLVYTATKNINLYSSYVMGYNPQTAANLANPNAGGPFDPVTSNMVEFGAKSSWFDDRLSITAAIYQIEQKNTLYNANDPNNPDLLRPVGKERSRGFEFDITGRILPNWSVLASYAYNDAKITESGTPAEIGRQKPNAPKNSANVWTRYNFTDGALTGLGVGFGANYVEKRNLSISLTQTIPSYTLMNAALYYNWGRSQIQFNANNITNKKHWVGGYDYIRLFPGTPSNYLITLTHNF
- a CDS encoding DUF4397 domain-containing protein, producing MKSTLYIACGLLLAITGCTKTTIKQPGEPVTGAQIKLIHVAPGVPAVEGRINGAKVSASTTYSVTDAEVPTSITTGFPYLSVFPGSNYLNVSSGTTNIVFATATPSPALKSRQTVSPATVVGEVNQTTTDGGAYSAFLIGLPSATGSNTSVKVVEDKFPAPVASKAFIRLAHMIPNGSALDVYGTFTLAGGTATTKKLVSAGTYTAVTDFTPVDVNAASTTNYKLQLYLGGTTTTLGAITADIPLAPGRYYTVIARGLAADYAVPGTSIVLKASDRPKLPLSDPNTRAPEIYYNAPGITYYTNK
- a CDS encoding SusD/RagB family nutrient-binding outer membrane lipoprotein, yielding MKKIIYTFTALIGLSLASSCKKYIDINNNPNAPTSVDASTLLPPMLAGMARGNWYDSRYIGQYSQIWGAPTANNIWDQEGYAPGSDSGGEMWRTVYFSLGQNVGLMLQDATAKNKYDYIGVAWALRAWGWQNGSDEYDYMIVKEAYDPTKLTFNYDTPEAVYAEVVKDCQLALNYLNLAVKNDGQTVGADLAKGDYMYYGDRKKWIKFVYAILAQNMLHISNKSSFKPDMVKMYADSSFTSNADNASVQCTGSQSGDANFWGPTRANLPSFRQSDYMVRLLDGRILAGSATQDTLADPRLPLLLSRSKDRAYRGVVAPLGDPNTADANTSIPAMAGATTANAATSAAKYIFNDNSRGVLMTYPEVQFFVAEALYKKGDVEGAYAAYKKGIAASLDFVSNPPIASSLTGTQKYISQANIDKYMAGPSVRQSAGQLQISDIMQQKFISLFVWGAPEAWADMRRYEYNTSVFQGYVKPTTIYPDNAGKQVYLLRPRYNSEYIWNVPALQQIGALNPDYHTKKPWFILP